From a single Calothrix sp. NIES-2098 genomic region:
- a CDS encoding putative CheW protein, whose protein sequence is MVSKPDFLSGGSQDHFRPELQVESPEGELHLRFYIPSHQEFALPATGIREVMELSPDRITPIPNASPLLLGTLNLRGRVIWVADLGQFLGEATALNTDRAEIPVIAIEEQDTIVGLAVEEIGGMDWLDAQHLMLPTHVPDTMAPFLRGEWLLDAKKNQCLRLLDQTAILRSARWAG, encoded by the coding sequence ATGGTCAGCAAACCGGACTTTTTAAGTGGTGGTAGTCAAGACCACTTCCGTCCTGAATTACAAGTAGAAAGTCCTGAAGGTGAATTACATTTGCGGTTTTACATTCCTTCGCACCAGGAGTTTGCACTACCGGCAACTGGGATTCGGGAAGTAATGGAACTGAGTCCAGATAGAATCACTCCGATTCCTAATGCTTCTCCTTTACTTTTGGGTACTCTAAATTTACGAGGTCGAGTAATTTGGGTGGCTGATTTGGGTCAATTTCTGGGAGAAGCAACCGCGCTAAACACAGATCGAGCAGAAATTCCGGTAATTGCTATCGAAGAGCAAGACACAATAGTGGGTTTAGCGGTAGAAGAAATCGGCGGCATGGACTGGCTTGATGCACAGCATCTAATGCTACCAACTCATGTACCAGATACTATGGCTCCTTTTTTACGCGGTGAGTGGTTATTAGATGCTAAAAAAAATCAGTGTCTACGACTGCTCGATCAAACAGCAATTTTGCGGAGTGCGAGGTGGGCAGGATGA
- a CDS encoding response regulator receiver, CheY, translating to MSTVLIVEDSIAQREMITDLLKASGLTVTHASDGVEALEAIQSAPPDLVVLDIVMPRMNGYEVCRRLKSDPKTQNVPVVMCSSKGEEFDRYWGMKQGADAYIAKPFQPTELVGTVKQLLRG from the coding sequence ATGAGTACAGTTCTGATTGTGGAAGACAGTATCGCACAACGGGAGATGATTACAGACCTCCTGAAAGCAAGTGGCTTAACAGTCACCCATGCAAGTGACGGAGTAGAAGCTTTGGAGGCGATTCAAAGCGCACCTCCGGATTTGGTGGTCTTGGATATTGTCATGCCTCGGATGAACGGCTACGAAGTTTGCCGTCGGTTAAAATCCGATCCGAAAACCCAGAATGTCCCCGTTGTGATGTGTTCTTCTAAAGGTGAAGAATTCGATCGCTACTGGGGTATGAAGCAGGGTGCAGACGCTTACATAGCCAAACCATTCCAACCAACTGAGTTGGTGGGAACAGTCAAACAACTGCTGCGAGGATAA
- a CDS encoding response regulator receiver protein has protein sequence MQGNLNEIDILSILQLIEWGQRTGQLLVKTHNFRNGDKISREVNRDRYCLTCQQQQYWFVFFLNGQIIYCQQGDGSLPRIDDYLRYYRVEMQLDDIQPASLDSANVAEYSYLWALLEQNTIDPKIARNIMHGLVAETLFDLLSLHEGSFIFDRGSALTPQLTTWEITPLVTKIAKQLQHWRQLYPYIQSPDQVPMLSDVVQLNSSLPVETVKKLKHWADGKTSLRQLARYLNRDIFTVAKAIYPYVQQGWLQLVYSDTSNQEEDRENSVIDSNGRVQIVSIQQPTPMGETIESILQSKGYEVLTLTNPLEFLSLVFQLKPDMIFCDITMPELDGYEICAMMRQSKTFALVPIILLNDRDRFIDRVRARMVGTTDFLTKPLKDTEILMLVEKYINIDDRQDIQKRYKTC, from the coding sequence ATGCAGGGAAATTTAAATGAAATTGATATTCTGAGTATCCTGCAATTGATTGAGTGGGGGCAGCGAACTGGTCAATTGTTGGTGAAAACCCATAACTTTCGCAATGGCGACAAAATTAGTAGAGAGGTGAACAGAGATCGCTATTGTTTAACTTGCCAACAACAACAGTATTGGTTCGTCTTTTTCCTCAATGGCCAGATTATTTATTGCCAACAAGGAGATGGTAGTTTACCTAGGATTGACGATTATTTACGATATTACCGAGTCGAGATGCAGCTTGACGATATACAACCAGCCTCCCTAGACTCAGCGAATGTAGCAGAGTATAGCTATCTGTGGGCACTCTTAGAGCAGAATACGATTGACCCAAAAATAGCTCGTAATATTATGCATGGTCTTGTAGCTGAAACTCTCTTTGATTTACTGAGTTTGCATGAAGGTAGCTTTATTTTCGATCGGGGTTCAGCACTGACCCCACAATTAACTACCTGGGAGATTACGCCTCTAGTCACAAAAATTGCCAAGCAGTTGCAACATTGGCGGCAACTATATCCGTATATCCAGTCTCCCGATCAAGTGCCTATGCTTTCTGACGTAGTTCAATTAAATTCCTCTTTACCAGTAGAAACAGTTAAAAAACTCAAGCATTGGGCAGATGGTAAAACATCCCTGCGTCAACTAGCACGCTATCTCAATCGAGATATTTTCACAGTCGCTAAGGCCATATACCCATACGTGCAGCAGGGCTGGTTGCAATTAGTATATTCAGATACTAGTAACCAAGAGGAAGATAGAGAAAATTCGGTAATAGATAGCAACGGTAGAGTGCAAATAGTAAGTATTCAGCAACCAACGCCTATGGGTGAGACTATAGAGTCGATTTTGCAGTCAAAAGGATATGAGGTGTTAACTTTAACTAATCCTTTAGAGTTCCTCAGTCTCGTTTTTCAACTCAAGCCAGATATGATTTTCTGCGACATCACCATGCCAGAATTGGATGGGTATGAGATTTGTGCCATGATGCGACAGTCAAAGACATTTGCACTCGTGCCAATTATTTTACTAAACGATCGAGATAGATTTATCGATCGAGTCAGAGCTAGGATGGTCGGGACTACAGATTTTTTGACAAAACCGTTGAAAGATACTGAGATACTGATGCTTGTAGAAAAATATATCAATATAGATGATCGGCAAGACATACAAAAAAGATACAAGACTTGTTGA
- a CDS encoding tRNA(Ile)-lysidine synthetase, with protein MVWTSLHAKIHRTIRMRHLLERNQRLLVAVSGGQDSLCLIKLLLDLQSKWGWPLGIAHCDHRWRIDSQANANHVENLAKSWNISFYLETATQPLNSEAAARNWRYQALSAIAEENNYHCIVTGHTASDRAETLLYNLMRGTGADGLQALTWQRSLTVDITLVRPLLEITRTQTKQFCDDFQLPVWEDSTNQDLQYARNRIRQELIPYLQKNFNPKVESALAQTAELLQSEVEYLETTAHQLKIEAMMGSQEDFPFRLNRRILQTAPLALQRRVMRQVLQEILPDAPSFEHIEKLTNLITAPNRSQTDPFPGGAIAQVQSDWIYIKGEV; from the coding sequence ATGGTATGGACTTCCCTTCATGCAAAAATTCATCGTACTATCCGAATGCGCCACTTATTGGAGCGAAATCAACGTCTATTAGTGGCAGTTTCGGGCGGTCAAGATTCTTTGTGCCTCATAAAATTACTCTTAGATTTGCAATCAAAATGGGGATGGCCCTTAGGAATTGCTCACTGCGATCATCGCTGGCGTATTGACTCCCAAGCTAATGCCAACCATGTAGAAAATCTAGCTAAAAGCTGGAATATATCATTTTATTTAGAAACTGCTACCCAGCCATTAAATAGTGAAGCTGCTGCACGTAATTGGCGGTATCAAGCTTTAAGTGCGATCGCCGAGGAAAATAATTACCACTGTATTGTGACAGGACACACAGCTAGCGATCGCGCCGAGACACTTCTATATAATTTGATGCGCGGTACAGGCGCTGATGGTTTACAAGCTTTGACTTGGCAACGTTCGCTAACTGTAGACATTACTTTAGTACGCCCGCTTTTAGAAATCACTCGGACACAAACAAAGCAATTTTGTGATGATTTCCAGCTGCCAGTATGGGAAGATTCTACTAATCAAGATTTACAATATGCCCGTAACCGCATCCGCCAAGAGTTAATTCCATATCTGCAAAAAAATTTTAACCCCAAAGTCGAATCGGCTTTAGCCCAAACAGCAGAACTTCTTCAATCAGAAGTGGAATATTTAGAGACAACCGCCCATCAGTTGAAGATAGAAGCAATGATGGGAAGTCAGGAAGATTTTCCTTTCAGACTGAACCGACGTATATTGCAGACAGCACCACTAGCATTGCAACGTCGCGTTATGCGTCAAGTCCTACAAGAAATACTTCCCGATGCACCCAGTTTTGAACATATCGAAAAATTGACTAATTTAATTACAGCACCCAATCGTTCGCAAACCGATCCATTTCCTGGCGGTGCGATCGCTCAAGTACAAAGTGATTGGATCTACATCAAGGGTGAAGTATGA
- a CDS encoding CAB/ELIP/HLIP superfamily protein, which yields MSGIRSVTKDSIRKKAEFGVEKMETRPSTELPSVATEYNGVDRNAFLFGWTPQAEIWNGRLAAIGFVAYLLWDLAGFSVLRDVLHLIGY from the coding sequence ATGTCGGGCATCCGATCGGTTACTAAAGATTCAATCCGCAAAAAAGCTGAATTTGGAGTAGAAAAAATGGAAACTCGCCCCTCTACTGAATTACCATCTGTTGCTACAGAATATAACGGCGTAGATCGCAATGCTTTTCTTTTTGGTTGGACTCCCCAAGCCGAAATCTGGAACGGTCGTTTGGCGGCTATTGGTTTCGTTGCTTATCTATTGTGGGATTTAGCAGGATTTAGCGTTCTGCGCGACGTATTGCACCTCATCGGTTACTAA
- a CDS encoding CAB/ELIP/HLIP superfamily protein translates to METRPSTELPSVATEYNGVDRNAFLFGWTPQAEIWNGRLAAIGFVAYLLWDLAGFSVLRDVLHLIGY, encoded by the coding sequence ATGGAAACTCGCCCCTCTACTGAATTGCCATCTGTTGCTACAGAATATAACGGCGTAGATCGCAATGCCTTTCTCTTTGGCTGGACTCCCCAAGCCGAAATTTGGAACGGTCGTTTGGCGGCTATTGGTTTCGTCGCTTATCTATTGTGGGATTTAGCAGGATTTAGCGTTCTGCGCGACGTATTGCATCTCATCGGTTACTAA
- a CDS encoding high light inducible protein — translation METRPSTELPAVAKAYNGVDRNAFIFGWNPQAELWNGRLAAIGFLAYLLWDLAGFSVLRDVLHIIGY, via the coding sequence ATGGAAACTCGCCCTTCTACTGAATTACCAGCAGTTGCCAAAGCTTATAATGGCGTAGATCGTAATGCTTTCATCTTTGGCTGGAATCCTCAAGCTGAATTATGGAATGGTCGTTTAGCAGCTATTGGCTTCCTTGCTTATCTATTGTGGGATTTAGCAGGATTTAGCGTTCTGCGCGATGTACTGCACATCATTGGCTATTAA
- a CDS encoding histidine kinase, with protein MTDSITDDLFAALNILVLERLNLGSFKITGKVPNWLKHFCHPRATSGTEVLIPEEQFPFLKNFLVDAEEFWQNNSASKLTSGFWTDNDVAGQEYHFEASAICLNNRKFLLVQLLEDVYTEKQYIIQKARENQLNYQQLIKDKQKKEVLIHCIIHDIAGQLSSINCCLALLEFENLTPKGQERLEIGRQQTIKQEMLIREILNAFSAEMRSLEAFTLEPEQAPNILASVQEVIKLLSPSFALNNMQLRLANNIDFTADWRVVGDRSRLDRVISNLVENALRHSSPDSTVEIGLQQDENSVLVTVDDRGTGVAPEIADTLFQKFAQGKNRSGRAGLGLYFCRITVERWGGKIGYLPRPEGGSRFWFRLLRPEHK; from the coding sequence ATGACTGACTCTATCACAGACGACCTATTCGCAGCTTTGAATATTCTAGTGTTAGAGCGACTTAATCTCGGTTCCTTTAAAATTACTGGGAAAGTCCCAAATTGGTTAAAACACTTTTGTCATCCGAGAGCGACATCAGGTACAGAAGTTTTAATTCCAGAAGAACAGTTTCCTTTTTTAAAAAATTTTTTAGTTGATGCTGAGGAATTTTGGCAAAATAATAGTGCTAGCAAACTTACTTCTGGCTTCTGGACTGATAACGATGTAGCTGGTCAAGAATATCATTTTGAAGCTTCAGCAATTTGTTTAAATAATAGAAAGTTTTTATTAGTTCAATTACTAGAAGATGTTTATACAGAAAAGCAATACATCATTCAAAAAGCCAGAGAAAATCAATTAAATTATCAACAACTTATAAAAGATAAACAAAAGAAAGAAGTTTTAATTCATTGTATTATTCACGATATAGCAGGACAATTAAGCAGTATTAATTGTTGTCTTGCTCTGTTAGAATTTGAAAATTTAACACCCAAAGGACAAGAACGGTTAGAAATTGGCAGACAGCAGACAATTAAGCAAGAAATGCTGATTCGGGAGATATTAAATGCATTCTCGGCGGAGATGCGATCGCTCGAAGCATTTACACTCGAACCCGAACAAGCACCGAATATTTTAGCTTCTGTACAGGAAGTAATCAAGCTGTTAAGTCCGAGTTTCGCCCTCAACAATATGCAATTACGGCTTGCGAACAACATTGACTTCACAGCAGACTGGAGAGTAGTTGGCGATCGCTCGCGTTTAGATAGGGTAATTTCAAATCTAGTAGAAAATGCACTACGCCACAGCTCACCAGATTCTACTGTGGAAATTGGTTTACAACAGGATGAAAACTCTGTGCTAGTGACAGTTGACGATCGGGGTACAGGAGTAGCGCCAGAAATCGCAGATACCTTATTTCAAAAATTTGCCCAAGGTAAAAATAGATCGGGTAGAGCCGGTCTTGGGCTTTATTTTTGCCGAATTACAGTAGAACGCTGGGGAGGAAAAATTGGTTATTTACCCCGTCCTGAAGGTGGTTCTCGATTTTGGTTTCGTCTACTAAGACCAGAACATAAATAA
- a CDS encoding small GTP-binding protein, which yields MLQKKVCMVGAFATGKTSLVARFVSSIFSENYHTTVGVKIDKKTVTIQDQTINLILWDLYGEDEFQKVRMSYLRGSSGYLLVVDGTRKNTLEKAFDLQTRVEEAIGKVPFILILNKWDMTEEWDIDPIEIDAIKQKGWTAIKTSAKSGLGVAEVFQTLAEKIMDG from the coding sequence ATGCTCCAGAAAAAAGTATGTATGGTAGGTGCATTTGCCACAGGTAAAACAAGTTTAGTGGCAAGATTTGTGAGTAGTATTTTCTCAGAGAATTACCATACAACTGTAGGCGTAAAAATTGATAAAAAAACAGTAACTATTCAAGATCAAACAATCAATTTAATACTTTGGGATCTCTATGGAGAAGATGAATTTCAAAAAGTGCGGATGTCTTATTTAAGAGGCTCATCTGGGTATTTATTAGTAGTAGATGGTACCCGTAAGAATACTCTCGAAAAAGCCTTTGACCTGCAAACGAGAGTTGAAGAAGCGATTGGTAAAGTACCATTTATTTTGATACTGAATAAATGGGATATGACCGAGGAATGGGATATCGATCCTATAGAAATCGATGCTATCAAACAGAAGGGTTGGACTGCGATCAAAACCAGCGCTAAAAGTGGTCTAGGTGTAGCAGAAGTTTTTCAAACTCTTGCTGAGAAAATCATGGATGGATAA
- a CDS encoding OmpA/MotB domain-containing protein, translating into MSNKSTNEISKESPKLQTNGSQTSLTVTSASKRETQRLTQSPKVESTPPATELPLKSSDELSTLRSLLLGVEPTQLNKLYERLNNPQIQAEDISRLLPEAVILRSKEDKQLGEAIVSTVETAIHSSVKQDHNILSEAFFPIVGPATRKAISTALEEMMQSLNQTLEHSLSPQSLRWRLEAKRTGKSFAEIILLRTLVYRVEQVFLIHKQTGLLLQHIVAPRVTTQDPDLVSAMLTAIQDFVKDSFNVEKQEGLHSLQFGELTIWVEEGPQVVLAAMIRGKPPQDLKLILQDAIAKIHLRLSSEIKDFTGDTEPFAASKPYLEACLVEGSKSTRKQNYTYAWGLLGTIAIACGIWGFFTLREQFRWHSYIQKLESQPGIIVVNTKQHQGKYLISGMRDPLAVDPNTLIPQANLNPQKVISQWRTYISLDPQLLTIRSEKLLLPPKTVSLTVDNNGILNATGSAPRQWILETRKLWRFIPGVTQFNDTNLQESELIQLELYKQQIEQETLLFAEGTTEFIPGEADKLTNLAMKINQLLDIAKYLNKDIRLQITGHTSSTGTEARNNFLSQARANKILSYLTSQGINTSKFNAVGIASNSSLSPASAQEANRKVSFKIFINNTDN; encoded by the coding sequence ATGAGTAATAAATCCACGAATGAAATATCTAAAGAATCCCCTAAATTACAAACTAACGGTAGTCAAACCAGCTTGACTGTAACTTCTGCAAGTAAGCGCGAAACCCAGCGCTTAACGCAGTCGCCTAAAGTGGAAAGCACTCCCCCAGCTACAGAACTTCCGCTAAAAAGCAGCGATGAATTAAGTACACTTCGCAGTTTACTTCTTGGTGTTGAACCAACTCAACTTAACAAACTCTACGAACGATTAAATAACCCCCAAATTCAAGCAGAAGATATCAGCCGTCTGCTTCCTGAAGCGGTAATTTTGCGGTCAAAGGAAGATAAACAATTGGGGGAAGCAATAGTATCTACTGTAGAAACAGCAATTCATTCCTCAGTCAAACAAGACCACAATATACTTTCAGAGGCGTTCTTTCCAATAGTGGGGCCAGCCACGCGCAAGGCGATTTCCACCGCGCTGGAAGAGATGATGCAATCTTTGAATCAAACTCTGGAACATAGCTTGTCACCGCAGAGTTTGCGATGGCGGCTAGAAGCAAAACGCACGGGAAAATCATTTGCCGAAATTATCCTACTACGGACGCTGGTTTATCGCGTAGAACAAGTATTCTTGATTCATAAACAAACTGGATTATTGTTGCAGCATATCGTAGCGCCTAGGGTGACAACTCAAGATCCGGATTTAGTTTCAGCGATGTTGACAGCTATCCAAGATTTTGTCAAAGATTCTTTCAATGTGGAAAAACAAGAAGGACTGCACAGTTTGCAGTTTGGAGAACTCACTATTTGGGTGGAAGAAGGGCCACAAGTTGTATTAGCAGCGATGATTCGAGGAAAACCGCCTCAAGACTTAAAGTTAATTCTACAAGATGCGATCGCCAAAATTCACCTCAGACTGAGTAGCGAAATTAAAGATTTTACTGGAGATACAGAGCCATTTGCAGCTAGCAAACCTTATTTAGAAGCTTGTTTAGTTGAAGGCTCGAAGTCCACACGTAAACAAAATTATACTTATGCGTGGGGTTTATTAGGTACAATAGCGATCGCCTGTGGAATTTGGGGATTTTTCACCCTCAGAGAACAATTCCGTTGGCATTCCTATATTCAAAAACTTGAGTCTCAACCAGGAATTATAGTTGTTAATACCAAGCAGCACCAAGGTAAATATTTAATTTCTGGAATGCGCGATCCTTTAGCTGTAGATCCCAATACACTTATACCGCAAGCAAATCTCAATCCTCAAAAAGTAATTAGTCAGTGGCGAACTTACATATCATTAGATCCGCAATTGCTTACCATAAGATCTGAGAAATTACTCCTACCACCAAAAACAGTATCATTAACAGTTGATAACAATGGCATTCTCAATGCTACTGGTTCTGCACCTCGCCAATGGATTTTAGAAACACGAAAGTTGTGGCGTTTTATTCCAGGGGTCACTCAATTCAATGATACAAATCTTCAAGAAAGCGAACTGATTCAATTAGAGCTATACAAACAGCAGATTGAACAAGAAACGCTATTGTTTGCAGAAGGGACAACAGAGTTTATTCCTGGTGAAGCTGATAAACTCACTAATCTAGCGATGAAAATAAATCAGCTTTTAGATATTGCCAAATATCTTAATAAAGATATACGTCTGCAAATTACAGGACACACTAGTAGTACTGGAACTGAAGCGAGAAACAATTTTCTTAGCCAAGCCCGTGCCAATAAAATCTTATCTTATCTAACTTCTCAAGGAATCAACACTAGTAAATTTAATGCTGTAGGTATAGCTTCTAACTCATCTTTATCACCAGCATCGGCACAGGAAGCTAACCGCAAAGTCTCCTTCAAAATATTTATAAACAACACCGATAACTGA
- a CDS encoding nitrate transport ATP-binding subunits C and D: protein MEYTALPINTQNEVKPRTGFLEIENLVKSYPTPDKGNFVVLDGVNLSIGEDEYISVIGHSGCGKSTLLKIVAGLEKATSGSVRLDGKEIRQPGAERMMVFQNYSLLPWLTVRENIRLAVDEVLKNANRSEKISIVNEHLAMVNLTAAADKYPDEISGGMKQRVGIARALAIRPKMLLMDEPFGALDALTRGKLQRQVLDIWEKHRQAVMMITHDVDEAIYMSDRIVLMTNGPAATIGEILEVPFPHPRDRAAMRNSKEYFELRNHALNFLDRYFTQDE from the coding sequence ATGGAATATACTGCATTACCAATCAATACCCAGAACGAAGTTAAGCCCCGCACTGGATTTCTAGAAATCGAAAATTTAGTCAAGTCATATCCGACACCAGATAAAGGTAATTTTGTCGTATTAGACGGCGTTAATCTCAGCATTGGTGAAGACGAATATATTTCTGTAATTGGTCACTCTGGTTGTGGTAAATCAACGCTATTAAAAATTGTAGCGGGGTTAGAAAAAGCAACTTCTGGCTCTGTACGGCTAGATGGTAAAGAAATTCGTCAGCCAGGAGCAGAAAGGATGATGGTATTTCAGAATTATTCGCTTTTACCTTGGTTAACAGTAAGAGAAAATATTCGTTTGGCTGTAGATGAAGTGCTAAAAAATGCCAATCGATCTGAAAAAATTAGCATTGTGAATGAGCACTTGGCAATGGTAAACTTGACCGCGGCTGCTGACAAATATCCCGATGAAATTTCTGGTGGTATGAAACAGCGTGTGGGCATTGCTAGAGCTTTAGCAATTCGTCCCAAAATGTTGCTGATGGATGAACCTTTTGGAGCGCTGGATGCGTTAACTAGAGGTAAATTGCAGCGACAAGTATTGGATATTTGGGAAAAGCATCGGCAAGCAGTAATGATGATTACTCATGATGTAGATGAGGCGATTTATATGTCAGATCGCATCGTCTTAATGACTAATGGCCCCGCGGCCACAATCGGAGAAATCTTAGAAGTGCCTTTTCCTCATCCACGCGATCGCGCTGCTATGCGCAACTCCAAAGAATATTTTGAATTGCGCAACCACGCCCTGAATTTTCTCGATCGCTATTTCACGCAAGACGAATAA
- a CDS encoding twin-arginine translocation pathway signal encodes MSDINRDRWNRRDFLLGIGATTASIALSSCAIKGNTGARGLTEEALAIEPVVRSQDLEKPDITVGYVPVNDCAPFAIAWKKGFFRKYGLNVQLNREASWATSRDGLIFGRLDAAPVVSGAVTNARIGAEGARHAPLCAAMTIHRHGNAMTMNKAMWHSGLRPWYEYQQKYGDGALEAFGRDFRNYFDNQPPERKVWAVVLSSAIYEYFVRYISAAAGVDPLKEFRVIIVPPPQMVTNVRIGAMQAYMVAEPWNTRAITGNEGIGFTFAQGKEVWLGHPDRLLGVMESFIEQYPKTYRSLVKAMIEACQYCSKPENRQEVAELITDRSFTGAKPKKPGAPITKFTGPAILGNYNYGGFDGKDRTIKAADNTIFFDIPDNLPKQPGEHSTFLWRSRSIWLMTQAARWGQIHQFPKNAEQLAEKGWRTDLYREIASEMGIECPKDDYKVEPKEVFIDKKGFDPSDPVGYLNSFEIRANAPTRFFMS; translated from the coding sequence ATGAGTGATATTAATCGCGATCGCTGGAATCGACGTGACTTTCTCTTAGGAATAGGAGCAACAACCGCCTCAATCGCCCTGTCCTCCTGCGCCATTAAAGGGAATACTGGTGCTAGAGGACTCACCGAAGAAGCCTTAGCAATAGAACCAGTAGTTAGATCGCAAGATTTAGAAAAGCCGGATATTACTGTCGGCTATGTACCTGTAAATGATTGTGCCCCATTTGCGATCGCCTGGAAAAAAGGCTTCTTCCGCAAATATGGTTTGAACGTGCAACTCAACCGCGAAGCCAGTTGGGCAACCTCCCGCGACGGCTTAATATTTGGTCGTTTGGATGCTGCACCTGTAGTATCTGGTGCTGTCACCAATGCCAGAATTGGTGCGGAAGGCGCACGCCACGCACCCTTATGCGCCGCCATGACAATTCACCGCCACGGTAACGCCATGACGATGAACAAAGCTATGTGGCATTCTGGGCTGCGTCCGTGGTACGAATACCAACAAAAATATGGCGATGGTGCATTAGAAGCTTTTGGTAGAGATTTTCGCAATTACTTTGACAATCAACCCCCAGAACGCAAAGTTTGGGCAGTCGTGTTAAGTTCTGCCATCTATGAATACTTTGTGCGTTACATCTCTGCGGCAGCTGGTGTCGATCCCCTCAAAGAGTTTCGCGTGATCATCGTACCACCCCCGCAAATGGTGACAAACGTGCGCATTGGCGCAATGCAAGCTTACATGGTCGCCGAACCTTGGAATACTAGAGCAATTACAGGTAACGAAGGCATTGGTTTTACCTTTGCTCAAGGTAAAGAAGTCTGGTTAGGACACCCAGATCGACTATTGGGAGTGATGGAATCTTTCATCGAACAATATCCTAAAACTTATCGTTCTTTAGTCAAGGCGATGATTGAAGCTTGCCAGTATTGTAGCAAACCAGAAAATCGCCAAGAAGTTGCCGAACTAATTACAGATCGTTCCTTTACCGGAGCAAAACCGAAAAAGCCAGGTGCCCCAATTACCAAATTTACAGGGCCAGCAATTCTCGGCAATTACAACTATGGTGGATTTGATGGTAAAGACCGCACCATTAAAGCTGCTGATAATACAATTTTCTTTGATATTCCTGACAACCTTCCCAAACAACCAGGAGAACACTCGACATTTTTATGGAGATCTAGAAGTATCTGGTTAATGACCCAAGCAGCACGTTGGGGACAAATTCATCAATTTCCTAAAAATGCTGAACAGCTAGCCGAAAAAGGTTGGCGAACAGACCTTTATCGCGAGATAGCTTCAGAAATGGGTATTGAATGTCCTAAAGATGATTACAAGGTAGAACCAAAAGAAGTATTTATCGATAAAAAAGGTTTTGACCCTAGCGATCCTGTTGGCTATTTAAATAGTTTTGAAATTAGGGCTAACGCTCCCACTCGCTTTTTTATGTCTTAA
- a CDS encoding nitrate transport permease, translated as MILQLNLAAVFAVAGQVAWKKTKPFLVKDVVILPALGFLGIILLWWVVALFNHELMPTPPEALVANLDYILNPFYERGPGNLGIGWLLIASLRRVLLGFLLGAVVAIPLGFLIGMSKTAMLALNPIIQIFKPVSPLAWLPISLAIFNLADPSAIFVIFITSLWPTIINTALGVSSVPKDYLDVARVLEIPRWRRITKIIWPASLPYIFTGLRISLGIAWLVIVAVEMLTGGIGIGFFVWDEWSRLNLSSVFLAVLVIGLTGLILDYAVSKIQELVTHRPTVTK; from the coding sequence ATGATATTGCAACTAAATTTAGCTGCGGTTTTTGCTGTGGCTGGACAAGTAGCTTGGAAAAAAACAAAACCTTTCCTTGTTAAGGATGTTGTCATACTCCCTGCTTTAGGCTTCTTAGGGATAATTTTACTGTGGTGGGTTGTGGCACTCTTCAACCATGAATTAATGCCCACTCCCCCAGAGGCGCTAGTTGCTAATTTAGACTATATTTTAAATCCCTTCTATGAAAGAGGCCCGGGCAACTTGGGAATCGGTTGGTTATTGATAGCCAGTTTACGAAGGGTATTGTTAGGATTTCTCTTAGGCGCAGTTGTAGCAATTCCCCTAGGATTTCTGATTGGGATGTCCAAAACGGCAATGCTAGCCTTAAATCCCATCATTCAAATTTTTAAACCAGTATCGCCTTTAGCTTGGCTGCCAATTTCCTTAGCTATATTTAACTTGGCAGATCCTTCAGCAATTTTCGTCATTTTCATCACTTCTTTATGGCCGACAATTATCAACACTGCCCTAGGAGTTTCTAGCGTTCCCAAAGATTATTTAGACGTGGCAAGAGTACTAGAAATACCACGTTGGCGGCGCATTACCAAAATTATTTGGCCTGCCAGCTTACCCTATATTTTTACTGGATTGCGAATTAGTTTAGGCATTGCTTGGCTAGTAATCGTTGCTGTGGAAATGCTCACCGGCGGTATTGGTATCGGCTTTTTTGTTTGGGATGAATGGAGCCGTTTAAATCTGAGTTCAGTCTTTCTTGCTGTATTAGTAATTGGCTTAACTGGATTAATTCTTGATTACGCTGTGAGCAAAATTCAAGAATTAGTAACCCATCGCCCCACAGTTACTAAATAA